One region of Methanosphaera cuniculi genomic DNA includes:
- a CDS encoding acetyl-CoA carboxylase biotin carboxylase subunit produces MFDKVLIANRGEIAIRISRACKELGVDTVAIYSDADKTALFAKYADEAVALNSSVLAQSYLDIDKIMNIAIDTGADAIHPGYGFLSENPILGERCEENGMTLIGPRRNAIETMGDKIKSKQLMNKIGVPTVPGDKEPIIDMDEAKIRAKEIGYPVIIKSSAGGGGIGMRVVYEEDELVRAIESTQNLAEATFGDGTVYMEKYVERPRHIEFQIMADNYGNTIHVCDRECSIQRRHQKLIEEAPSPIMTEELRDRMGESAVKAAKSVDYNSAGTIEFMYSNGDYYFLEMNTRIQVEHPITEAITGVDLVKEQIKVAAGERLSYTQDDIHVNGHAIECRINAEDPLNDFVPTPGKIVGYRSPGGIGVRMDSGVYNGYTIPSIYDSMIAKLIVHGNNREEAIARMTRALNEFIVLGVKTTIPFHKALMQNENFKKANLDTSFIEENRPELISAIEAVVLEDEEKIRKYKSTFLPPKKVAAISTSVNSYMNRLVEENNKRANQ; encoded by the coding sequence ATGTTTGATAAAGTATTAATTGCAAATCGTGGAGAAATTGCAATACGTATATCACGAGCATGTAAAGAATTAGGTGTAGATACTGTAGCAATATATTCTGATGCTGATAAAACAGCACTCTTTGCAAAATATGCAGATGAAGCAGTAGCACTAAATTCATCAGTACTAGCACAATCATACCTTGACATTGATAAAATAATGAATATTGCAATAGATACAGGAGCTGATGCAATACACCCAGGATATGGATTTTTATCAGAAAACCCAATACTAGGTGAAAGATGTGAAGAAAATGGTATGACATTAATTGGTCCTAGACGAAATGCGATAGAAACAATGGGAGATAAAATAAAATCCAAACAATTAATGAATAAAATAGGTGTACCAACAGTACCAGGGGATAAAGAACCAATAATTGATATGGATGAAGCAAAAATTCGAGCAAAAGAAATTGGATATCCTGTAATAATTAAATCCTCAGCCGGTGGTGGAGGAATTGGTATGCGTGTTGTATATGAAGAAGATGAACTAGTACGTGCTATTGAATCAACACAAAACCTAGCTGAAGCTACATTTGGAGATGGAACTGTATATATGGAAAAATATGTTGAAAGACCAAGACACATAGAATTCCAGATTATGGCTGATAACTATGGAAATACAATACATGTATGTGATCGTGAATGTTCAATACAAAGACGTCATCAAAAATTAATTGAAGAAGCACCATCACCAATAATGACAGAAGAACTTCGTGATAGAATGGGTGAATCTGCAGTAAAAGCAGCAAAAAGTGTAGATTATAACAGTGCTGGAACAATTGAATTTATGTATTCAAATGGTGATTATTACTTCCTTGAAATGAACACAAGAATACAAGTAGAACACCCTATTACTGAGGCTATAACTGGAGTAGACTTAGTAAAAGAACAAATAAAAGTAGCAGCAGGAGAAAGATTAAGTTATACTCAAGATGATATTCATGTAAATGGTCATGCAATTGAATGTCGTATAAATGCTGAAGATCCACTTAATGATTTTGTACCAACACCTGGTAAGATTGTAGGTTACCGTTCTCCTGGTGGAATTGGTGTACGTATGGATAGTGGAGTATATAATGGATATACAATTCCATCAATATATGATTCAATGATTGCAAAACTTATTGTACATGGAAATAATCGTGAAGAAGCTATTGCTCGTATGACTCGTGCTTTAAATGAATTTATTGTACTTGGTGTTAAAACTACAATACCATTCCATAAAGCATTAATGCAAAATGAAAACTTCAAAAAAGCAAATCTTGATACAAGCTTTATTGAAGAAAATAGACCTGAACTTATATCTGCAATTGAAGCAGTTGTTCTTGAAGATGAAGAAAAGATACGTAAATATAAATCCACATTCCTTCCACCTAAGAAGGTTGCAGCAATTTCAACATCTGTAAATAGTTATATGAACAGACTTGTTGAAGAAAATAATAAAAGAGCTAATCAATAA
- a CDS encoding biotin--[acetyl-CoA-carboxylase] ligase, which translates to MIRKKILKNIEDTYTTEQELLKSLDITHEKLKEHILKLKDVGYKIVYDEEKGYKLQETPDILAPYEISRGLKTEKIGNSIHFYDELESTNDTAKKFVKEDAKEGTVIIAEKQTAGRTRKYDGWVSPEGGIYMTIILRPDVPLIEASKLTIVTGVAIAKTLHDKFGINAGIKWPNDILIDDKKIAGILTEAVTNYSTSELEAVLVGIGIDVNIEDEDIPEELQDVATTVKKEINEELKRADILRVFLYIFEELYEEFNKGNFKYIVSEWRRLSSTTGNRVKVYKNGRVLFADAVGITNEGILIVEKDDGKLEKITSGEVEILK; encoded by the coding sequence ATGATAAGAAAAAAAATACTTAAAAATATTGAAGATACATACACAACAGAACAAGAATTATTAAAAAGCCTAGATATAACACATGAAAAATTAAAAGAACACATCTTAAAATTAAAAGATGTAGGCTATAAAATAGTATATGATGAAGAAAAAGGATATAAACTACAAGAAACACCTGATATCCTAGCACCATATGAAATAAGTCGAGGACTAAAAACTGAAAAAATAGGAAATAGCATTCACTTCTATGACGAATTAGAATCAACAAATGATACAGCAAAAAAATTTGTAAAAGAAGATGCAAAAGAAGGAACAGTAATCATTGCTGAAAAACAAACTGCAGGAAGAACAAGAAAATACGATGGATGGGTATCACCAGAAGGTGGAATCTACATGACCATCATCCTAAGACCAGATGTACCACTAATTGAAGCATCAAAACTCACAATTGTAACAGGAGTAGCAATAGCAAAAACCTTACATGACAAATTTGGAATAAATGCAGGAATTAAATGGCCAAATGATATACTTATAGATGATAAAAAAATAGCAGGAATACTAACAGAAGCTGTGACAAACTACTCAACAAGTGAACTTGAAGCAGTACTTGTAGGAATTGGAATCGATGTAAACATAGAAGATGAAGATATCCCAGAAGAACTACAAGATGTAGCAACAACAGTTAAAAAAGAAATTAACGAAGAATTAAAACGAGCAGATATTCTACGTGTATTCTTATACATCTTCGAAGAATTATATGAAGAATTTAACAAAGGAAACTTCAAATACATAGTATCAGAATGGAGAAGATTATCATCAACAACAGGAAACAGAGTAAAAGTATATAAAAATGGACGAGTACTATTTGCTGATGCTGTAGGAATAACCAACGAAGGAATACTAATTGTAGAAAAAGATGATGGAAAACTTGAAAAAATAACATCAGGAGAAGTAGAAATACTAAAATAA